One segment of Cottoperca gobio chromosome 24, fCotGob3.1, whole genome shotgun sequence DNA contains the following:
- the LOC115003856 gene encoding microtubule-associated protein RP/EB family member 3-like has translation MAVNVYSTSMTIENLSRHDMLAWVNDSLQLTLTKIEQLCSGAAYCQLMDMLFPGCILMKKVKFNAKLEHEYIHNFKVLQASFKRMNVDKIIPVERLVKGKFQDNFEFLQWFKKFFDANYDGKDYDPLISRQGQEGTPPPSNTGPVRTSPTVPKIAPPPQKQIIVSAPRKPAPMTRNGGDTELLELNQQLLDLKLTVDGLEKERDFYFGKLRDIELLCQDNESESLIFSKIMDVLYSTEEGFAPPEDEDVDEGAQGDPEEEF, from the exons ATGGCGGTGAATGTTTACTCCACCTCTATGACCATAGAGAACCTGAGTCGTCATGACATGTTGGCATGGGTCAACGACTCTCTGCAGCTTACACTCACAAAGATCGAGCAGCTCTGttcag GTGCTGCTTACTGTCAGTTAATGGACATGCTGTTCCCTGGCTGCATATTAATGAAGAAAGTTAAGTTCAATGCTAAACTGGAACATGAATACATCCACAATTTCAAGGTCTTACAGGCTTCATTCAAGAGAATGAATGTGGACaag ATCATCCCTGTGGAGCGGCTGGTGAAGGGGAAGTTCCAGGACAACTTTGAGTTCCTTCAGTGGTTTAAGAAGTTTTTTGATGCCAACTATGACGGGAAAGACTACGACCCTCTAATATCACGGCAAGGCCAAGAGGGAACGCCGCCTCCATCCAACACAG GCCCTGTGAGAACTTCTCCCACAGTACCAAAGATTGCCCCCCCTCCCCAGAAGCAGATCATTGTATCAGCACCCCGCAAACCTGCACCCATGACCCGCAATGGAGGAGACACTGAGCTCTTAGAGCTCAACCAGCAG CTGCTGGATCTGAAGCTGACTGTAGACGgattggagaaagagagagacttcTACTTTGGAAAGCTGAGAGACATTGAGCTCCTCTGCCAGGATAACGAAAGTGAAAGCCTGATCTTCAGCAAAATCATggatgtactgtacagtacagag GAGGGATTTGCACCACCAGAGGATGAAGATGTCGACGAAGGGGCACAGGGTGACCCGGAGGAGGAGTTCTGA